In the Podospora pseudocomata strain CBS 415.72m chromosome 5, whole genome shotgun sequence genome, one interval contains:
- a CDS encoding hypothetical protein (COG:G; CAZy:AA9; EggNog:ENOG503P2NK), with amino-acid sequence MMVPAILAAFLAAALLPGPASAHGGLSNYTVGETWYRGYDPSTPPEEQLNKPWLTQRQWTTIDPLFSPTSPFLACNNPGTAPPSSIPISAGEVITAVYYYWLHPVGPMTAWLTRCPDDNCNAVNLTEAKWFKIWEAGLLDGTLELGTWYQKSFQRWDGEPGLWPVRLPEGLGSGRYIIRHEILSLHVGFRPQFYPECAHLEVTGGKEGKGVEGEVPSEYLKVFPGAYDQDDESIFVDIYSEENVNTTTYVIPGGPIWEGLGLDLEV; translated from the exons ATGATGGTACCGGCGATCTTGGCGGCATTCTTGGctgctgccctcctcccgggGCCGGCGTCTGCACACGGGGGACTGTCCAACTACACGGTTGGCGAGACTTGGTATCGAGG ATACGACCCCTCGACCCCACCGGAAGAGCAGCTCAACAAACCCTGGCTCACCCAGCGCCAATGGACCACCATCGACCCCCTCTTCagtcccacctcccccttcctagCATGCAACAACCCCGGCACggcccccccctcctccatcccgaTCAGCGCGGGCGAGGTCATCACCGCGGTGTACTACTACTGGCTTCACCCCGTCGGCCCCATGACCGCCTGGCTCACCCGCTGCCCGGACGACAACTGCAACGCTGTCAACCTGACCGAAGCGAAATGGTTCAAGATATGGGAGGCAGGCTTATTGGATGGGACACTAGAGCTAGGAACGTGGTATCAGAAGAGTTTTCAgcgatgggatggggagCCGGGGTTGTGGCCGGTGAGACTGCCAGAGGGTTTGGGCAGTGGGAGGTATATCATTAGACATGAGATTCTCAGTTTGCATGTTGGGTTCAGGCCTCAGTTTTATCCCGAGTGTGCTCACTTGGAGGTGAcgggggggaaggaagggaagggggtggaaggggaggtgccGAGCGAGTATCTGAAGGTTTTTCCTGGGGCGTATGATCAAGATG ACGAGAGTATTTTTGTTGACATTTACTCCGAGGAGAATGTCAATACGACG ACATATGTTATCCCCGGAGGTCCGATCTGGGAGGGCCTTGGCTTGGACTTGGAGGTTTGA
- the GE2 gene encoding 4-O-methyl-glucuronoyl methylesterase (EggNog:ENOG503NXFY; CAZy:CE15; COG:O) — MVHLASALLVASAAFAVAAPANEIFERQTCSVQANYPTQNNAKLPDPFTSASGQKITTKADFECRQEEISKIMQQYEFGVYPPPPDSVTGTMSGNNIQVRVTVGSKSITFSAGIRKPSGSGPFPAIIGVGGASIPIPSNVATITFGNDAFGAQSGMGSRGRGQFYDLFGSSHSAGSLTAWAWGIDRLIDALEKTPAAGIDTTRLGVTGCSRNGKGAFVAGAFVKRIALTIPQESGAGGAACWRISDQQKSSGANIQTASQIIGEQPWFSKNFDAHVRSITNIPQDHHFLAAMIVPRGLAVFENNIDWLGPVSTTGCMRAGRQIYKAYGVPNNMGFSLIGGHNHCQFPSGQNSELNQYINYFLLKSGTAPGSVERSTSNANTDAWYPWAASAPTLS, encoded by the coding sequence ATGGTCCATCTCGCTTCCGCCCTTCTCGTGGCCAGCGCGGCCTTTGCCGTTGCCGCTCCCGCCAACGAGATCTTTGAGCGTCAGACCTGCTCCGTCCAGGCCAACTACCCGACCCAGAACAATGCCAAGCTCCCCGATCCGttcaccagcgccagcgggcaaaagatcaccaccaaggccgaCTTTGAGTGCCGCCAGGAGGAGATCAGCAAGATCATGCAGCAGTATGAGTTCGGTGTctacccaccaccccccgacAGCGTCACCGGTACCATGAGCGGAAACAACATCCAGGTCCGCGTGACCGTCGGCAGCAAGAGCATCACCTTCAGCGCCGGCATCCGCAAGCCATCCGGCAGCGGTCCTTTCCCCGCCATCATTGGCGTCGGTGgcgcctccatccccatccccagcaACGTTGCCACCATCACCTTTGGCAACGACGCCTTCGGTGCCCAGTCCGGTATGGGTTCTCGCGGCCGCGGTCAGTTCTACGACCTCTTCGGCAGCAGCCACTCGGCTGGTTCCCTTAccgcttgggcttggggtaTTGACCGGTTGATCGATGCTCTGGAGAAGACCCCTGCTGCGGGTATCGACACCACACGTCTCGGCGTGACCGGCTGCTCCCGCAACGGCAAGGGTGCCTTTGTTGCCGGCGCCTTCGTCAAACGCATtgccctcaccatcccccagGAGTccggtgccggtggtgcGGCCTGCTGGCGCATCTCTGACCAGCAAAAGTCGTCTGGCGCCAACATCCAGACTGCCAGTCAAATCATTGGCGAGCAGCCCTGGTTCTCCAAAAACTTTGACGCGCACGTTcgctccatcaccaacatcccgCAGGATCACCACTTCCTCGCGGCCATGATCGTGCCCCGTGGTCTCGCCGTGTTTGAGAACAACATCGACTGGCTCGGCcccgtctccaccaccggctgCATGCGTGCTGGTCGCCAAATCTACAAGGCTTACGGCGTGCCCAACAACATGGGCTTCTCGCTCATCGGTGGCCACAACCACTGCCAGTTCCCCAGCGGACAGAACTCGGAGCTCAACCAGTACATCAACTACTTCCTGCTCAAGAGCGGCACCGCCCCCGGCTCGGTGGAGCGCAGCACTTCCAACGCCAACACTGATGCTTGGTACCCATGGGCCGCCAGCGCTCCCACCCTTTCCTGA
- a CDS encoding hypothetical protein (COG:S; EggNog:ENOG503NTW3): MASPGPSTTTAVDTHAKELNITTLYLTFETALPSPLFNQNTHPATPTSRVPQPPDLTPYADPRTWAPHRKNVLLFLSCVATFLTAYTSGSYSPPAELIQASLSPVPSSVEPVLAGITTFCVGFGFAPMMLAPLSEMNGRYPVFVCAGIVYVVFQGVCGVVTSLAGMLVARFLVGVGASVFSTMVGGVIADMYANEERNTPMALFSGSVLAGTGLGPMVCAVMAERWGDVERYPNMWKWTWWHQVIMSGVLMVAFVAFFKESRGSVLLSRKAKALNRWYEELENEGYYGLCFEDEQGQEKASENMTSSEDSTDDRYDEKRSFSASASRHERGPSIKRVRWVVKEDEERASIGKMIAISSSRPFYLLFTEPVIFFFSAWVAFAWGVLYLTFGSIPYVFQHVYGWSLEQSGHAFTAIILGAVVGTTMSIYQQRLLSHPKWVDPREVLTSTSTTTSSLSDETPAPANGTDKIWSILRTYFPSSSPESRLYFSCLTSTLLPIGLYLFGFTAKPEIHWIFPAIGIFLCTVGILSIYLAVFNYFADVYHKYASSALAAQSLCRNLVGGAFPLVTRLMYRNLGEAKAGAVLGSIAVVLSVVPWVLVWKGEEIRGRSVFAFVA, from the coding sequence ATGGCAAGCCCCGGGCCCTCGACGACAACGGCTGTCGACACACATGCCAAAGAACTCAATATTACCACTCTCTACTTGACCTTCGAGACAGCACTCCCCAGTCCTCTGTTCAACCAGAATACTCACCCTGCCACCCCAACAAGCAGGGTTCCCCAACCACCCGACCTGACGCCCTATGCTGATCCTCGAACTTGGGCACCACATCGCAAGAATGTGCTCCTTTTCTTGTCATGCGTAGCAaccttcttgacagcctACACCTCAGGCTCCTACTCTCCGCCCGCCGAACTCATACAAGCATCTCTTTCGCCAGTCCCTTCGAGCGTTGAGCCTGTTCTggccggcatcaccaccttctGCGTCGGCTTTGGGTTTGCCCCGATGATGCTCGCCCCTCTTTCAGAGATGAATGGCCGATATCCCGTCTTTGTGTGTGCCGGCATCGTCTACGTCGTGTTCCAGGGTGTCTGCGGTGTGGTGACTTCGCTCGCAGGCATGCTGGTTGCCAGATTCTTGGTTGGAGTGGGGGCAAGCGTTTTCAGCACCATGGTTGGCGGTGTTATTGCTGATATGTACGCAAACGAGGAACGAAACACGCCGATGGCCTTGTTTAGTGGATCTGTCCTTGCCGGTACCGGGCTCGGGCCCATGGTTTGTGCCGTCATGGCCGAGCGAtggggagatgttgagagaTATCCGAACATGTGGAAATGGACTTGGTGGCATCAGGTGATCATGTCtggggtgttgatggtggcttTTGTGGCGTTCTTCAAGGAAAGCAGGGGAAGCGTGCTGCTGAGCCGGAAAGCCAAGGCGCTGAACAGGTGGTACGAAGAGCTGGAAAATGAAGGTTACTATGGGCTCTGCTTTGAAGACGAACAGGGACAGGAGAAGGCGAGCGAGAATATGACGAGCTCGGAAGACAGCACAGACGACAGATATGACGAAAAGAGATCGTTCTCGGCCTCAGCCAGCAGACATGAAAGGGGCCCTTCCATTAAGCGCGTCAGATGGGTGGTcaaagaagacgaggagcgCGCCTCTATCGGCAAAATGATCGCTATATCATCCTCCCGCCCTTTCTACCTCCTCTTCACTGAGCCGGtcattttcttcttctccgcctggGTCGCCTTTGCGTGGGGAGTCCTCTATTTGACATTCGGCTCCATCCCTTATGTATTCCAGCATGTCTACGGCTGGTCTCTCGAGCAATCGGGGCACGCTTTCACAGCCATTATCCTAGGCGCCGTCGTCGGAACCACAATGAGCATCTACCAGCAGCGGCTGCTGTCTCATCCCAAATGGGTCGACCCTCGCGAAGTGCTGACCTCTACTTCCACGACAACATCTTCCCTGTCGGACGAAACACCAGCGCCAGCAAATGGCACAGACAAGATATGGTCCATCCTCCGAACCTacttcccctcttcctctcccgaATCCCGCTTGTACTTTTCCTGTCTTACCTCTACACTCCTTCCCATCGGCCTCTACCTTTTTGGCTTCACCGCCAAGCCAGAAATTCACTGGATCTTCCCCGCAATAGGGATATTTCTCTGCACCGTGGGCATTTTGAGCATCTACCTCGCAGTGTTCAACTACTTTGCCGACGTCTATCATAAATACGCCTCTTCTGCCCTCGCTGCGCAGTCCCTGTGTCGCAACTTGGTTGGTGGCGCCTTCCCTCTGGTGACGAGGCTGATGTACAGGAATCTGGGAGAGGCCAAAGCAGGGGCGGTCTTGGGGAGTATTGCGGTTGTACTATCGGTTGTGCCTTGGGTGTTggtttggaagggggaggagattagggggaggagtgtttttgcttttgtcGCTTGA
- a CDS encoding hypothetical protein (EggNog:ENOG503NYT2; COG:S), producing the protein MADKYVLRVTAGPSYDLSTHQLVNVNSPTPTIISSDLISASLNVRIQNHHRSVPPTAPRTSPYFEQEPHKSNNDHLSFTLRRGTSHTGTRSGKRRMDDEGEEIEADDDIGVKGGDLQFGNDFDHPIRDRLPPGFGAAMRIVKWWVDPGLEGDPYADTPYLYGAGLSSFNAVHVGPGVEDDPKKGGIWVEEGGDEKWRIERGVPREGRERMKWGLKGENLERWVWEYGREYAVDFYNPYIDFGEFALRLPGFGLGIMRYWDGQGLRYVLRNKKTKQVYLVVLFTLHLKGDVNEDGSLKPAAIETLKKRSGALEGEQGAPLADDVEIREDGEDSKNGKVNEDKMVEEARKKLEGAKVEADEDVD; encoded by the exons ATGGCAGACAAATACGTGCTCCGCGTCACAGCCGGGCCGTCCTACGACCTGTCCACCCACCAGCTCGTCAACGTCAActctcccaccccaaccatCATCTCGTCCGATTTGATTTCTGCTAGCCTCAACGTCCGCatccaaaaccaccaccgctctgTCCCCCCCACTGCTCCCAGAACCTCCCCCTATTTTGAGCAGGAGCCGCACAAGTCCAATAATGACCA TTTAAGCTTCACGCTCCGGAGAGGGACGAGTCACACAGGAACGAGATCGGGGAAGCGGaggatggatgatgaaggggaggagattgaagCGGATGATGACATTGGTGTAAAAGGAGGGGACCTGCAGTTCGGGAATGACTTTGACCATCCTATCCGTGACAGACTCCCGCCTGGGTTCGGGGCGGCGATGAGGATTGTCAAGTGGTGGGTTGATCccgggttggagggggatcCGTACGCTGACACGCCGTATCTGTATGGAGCTGGGTTGAGTAGCTTTAATGCTGTGCATGTTGGCcctggggtggaggatgaccCAAAGAAGGGCGGGAtttgggttgaggaagggggggatgaaAAATGGAGAATTGAGAGGGGGGTTCCACGGGAGGGcagggagaggatgaagtgggggttgaagggggagaatctggagaggtgggtttgggagtaTGGGAGGGAGTATGCGGTTGATTTTTATAACCCTTACATTGACTTTGGGGAGTTTGCGTTGAGGTTGcctgggtttgggttggggattATGAGGTATTGGGATGGGCAGGGGTTGAG GTATGTCCTCCGCAACAAAAAGACGAAGCAGGTTTacctggtggtgttgtttacACTGCACCTGAAGGGGGATGTCAATGAGGATGGGAGCTTGAAGCCGGCTGCGATTGAgacgttgaagaagaggtcGGGGGCTTTGGAGGGGGAACAGGGGGCGCCGTTGgcggatgatgttgagataagggaggacggggaggactCGAAGAATGGGAAAGTCAATGAGGAtaagatggtggaggaggcgaggaagaagttggagggGGCAAAGGTGgaggctgatgaggatgttgattgA
- the RPN2 gene encoding proteasome regulatory particle base subunit (EggNog:ENOG503NUMK; BUSCO:EOG09260NJW; COG:O) yields the protein MPGLVTASGVLAFLTDEEPELKVFALKTLNDDIDTVWTEVASSLSQIEALYEDESFPERRLAALVLAKVYFHLQAYNESMTFALAAGPLFNFDAPGEFEETILSKCVDQYIAVSSARHVPSKQSKANISLETTFGTGSIDGSALISPTTPFSQSTLPPKSFLSRASTDNTILDPTFQPTKEGRSNSVVQITDSSTQKALQNVIERLFESCLKQGKYRQVVGIAVEAKNLEVLRRVIKRASEEGKQSKDSTQSPAEELMDYLLKISMDIVQERGLRTEILRLILDLLSEIPNPDYFAIAKCVVHLDSDEEADKMIRQLVTKGDPNSIAIAYQIAFDLYDNATQEFLGKVLKSLPSGRAPEPPATATEDGPAEEEALLESQEGSEEEQLPEETAKVYRNIRSILDGSKAIKLNLEFLYRNNHTDITILNKVRDSLEGRNSIFHTAVTFCNAFMNAGTTNDKFFRDNLDWLGKAINWSKFTATAALGVIHRGNITQSRKLLEPYLPKQTGVSSGGSIFSQGGALYAYGLIHANHGADALEYLRGQFNGAEEEVIQHGGALGLGIAGMATGDEQIFEDLTKVLFADSALNGEAVGLAMGLIMLGTGNAKAVETMFTYAHETTHEKIVRGLALGMALIMFGQQENADVMIEGLLADPDPTLRYGGVLTVAMAYCGTGSNKAIRKLLHLAVSDVNDDVRRIAVMSLGFILFRKPGSVPRMVELLAESYNPHVRYGSAMALGISCAGTGLDEAIDLLEPMMKDPTDFVRQGALIALSMIMIQQNEVMNPKVAAIRKTLKKVVGDRHEDAMTKFGAAVAMGILDAGGRNCSVGLQTQTGNLNMPGIVGMAVFTQYWYWFPFTHFLSLSFVPTSIIGLDHDLEIPSFKFHCNTRPSLFDYPPEQEVKTEEGPALIATAILSTTAQAKRRAQKKERAQRRESMDIDTPTLAKTPAPAAGDKMDVDEDKKAKTEEPKDKKEETGAEREGSVDSKKKAEKEKVGYEVENMSRVLPGQFKYISFPTGRYKPVKKPTGGPLLLHDTQPDEPKTLIEEKLKKVTTERAPVVGAQAGRGGAQTSATQLLQSMEAARSRAGLGSELNEILRLSAQAAREIPQGRSSSTADGDGSGAAAAAGVLTAVDEDNEGDEEAPKPADFEYFTDAEDEE from the exons ATGCCAGGCCTCGTTACAGCCAGCGGAGTGTTGGCTTTTCTCACTGACGAGGAGCCCGAGCTCAAGGTCTTCGCCCTCAAGACTCTCAACGACGACATCGACACTGTTTGGACCGAGGTTGCCAGTTCGTTGAGTCAAAT TGAGGCCCTTTACGAGGACGAGTCCTTCCCCGAGCGTCGCCTCGCTGCCCTTGTTTTGGCCAAGGTTTATTTCCATCTCCAGGCTTATAATGAGAGCATGACTTTTGCCTTGGCCGCCGGGCCCCTGTTCAACTTCGATGCTCCTGGCGAGTTCGAGGAGACTATCCTCTCCAAGTGCGTCGATCAGTACATTGCCGTCTCGTCGGCCCGCCATGTCCCTTCGAAACAGAGCAAGGCCAACATCTCTCTAGAAACCACCTTTGGCACTGGCTCCATCGACGGCTCTGCCTTGATCTCGCCAACCACGCCCTTCTCCCAGTCGACCTTGCCACCCAAGTCTTTCCTCTCGCGTGCCTCGACCGACAACACTATCCTGGACCCCACTTTCCAGCCAACCAAGGAGGGGCGCTCCAACTCGGTCGTCCAAATCACCGACAGCAGCACCCAAAAAGCCCTTCAAAATGTTATCGAGCGTCTCTTTGAGAGCTGCTTGAAGCAGGGAAAATACAGACAGGTTGTTGGTATCGCTGTGGAGGCCAAGAACCTCGAGGTTCTCCGGAGGGTCATCAAGCGGGCCAGCGAGGAGGGCAAGCAGTCCAAGGATAGCACACAGAGCCCAGCCGAGGAGCTCATGGACTATCTTCTCAAGATCTCCATGGACATTGTCCAGGAGCGTGGCCTGAGAACCGAGATCCTGCGCCTGATCCTGGATCTTCTTAGCGAGATCCCTAACCCAGACTATTTTGCCATCGCCAAGTGTGTGGTTCACCTTGactcggacgaggaggccgacaaGATGATTAGGCAACTAGTAACCAAGGGCGACCCGAATTCGATTGCTATTGCTTATCAAATCGCATTTGATCTTTACGACAACGCTACGCAGGAGTTCTTGGGCAAGGTGCTCAAGTCTCTTCCGTCCGGCAGAGCGCCCGAGCCCCCAGCGACTGCGACCGAGGATGGCCCcgccgaagaagaggctCTACTCGAGAGCCAAGAAGGctcggaagaggagcaaCTCCCCGAGGAGACGGCCAAGGTTTACAGGAATATTCGTTCTATCCTCGATGGCAGCAAGGCGATCAAGCTCAACCTCGAATTCCTCTATCGCAATAACCACACAGACATCACCATTCTGAACAAGGTCCGGGACAGCCTGGAAGGTCGTAACTCCATCTTCCACACGGCTGTGACTTTCTGCAATGCTTTCATGAATGccggcaccaccaacgacaaaTTCTTCCGTGACAACCTGGACTGGCTTGGCAAGGCCATCAACTGGTCCAAGTTCACTGCTACGGCTGCTCTCGGTGTCATTCACCGCGGCAACATCACCCAGTCTCGCAAGCTGCTGGAGCCCTATCTTCCTAAGCAGACTGGAGTCAGCAGCGGTGGCTCCATCTTTAGCCAGGGCGGCGCTCTTTACGCCTATGGTCTCATCCACGCCAACCATGGCGCTGATGCTCTTGAATATCTGCGTGGCCAGTTCAACggtgccgaggaagaagtcATCCAGCACGGCGGTGCCTTGGGTCTTGGCATCGCTGGCATGGCCACGGGTGACGAGCAGATCTTTGAGGATCTTACCAAGGTCCTGTTTGCCGATTCTGCCCTCAACGGTGAGGCTGTTGGGTTGGCCATGGGCTTGATCATGTTGGGCACCGGAAACGCCAAGGCCGTGGAGACCATGTTTACCTATGCCCACGAAACCACCCACGAGAAGATTGTCCGCGGTCTTGCTCTAGGCATGGCCCTCATCATGTTTGGGCAACAGGAAAATGCCGATGTCATGATTGAGGGCCTTCTTGCCGACCCCGACCCGACGCTGCGCTATGGAGGTGTGCTCACGGTTGCCATGGCCTACTGCGGTACTGGAAGCAACAAGGCCATTCGCAAGCTCCTTCACCTTGCTGTCAGCGACGTGAACGACGATGTGCGCCGTATCGCCGTCATGTCTCTTGGtttcatcctcttccgcaAGCCCGGAAGTGTTCCCCGGATGGTGGAGCTCCTTGCTGAATCCTACAACCCTCACGTCCGGTACGGCTCCGCCATGGCTCTGGGTATCTCATGCGCCGGCACCGGTCTGGATGAGGCCATTGACCTGCTCGAGCCCATGATGAAGGATCCTACCGACTTTGTCCGCCAGGGCGCCCTGATCGCCCTGTCCATGATCATGATTCAGCAGAACGAGGTCATGAACCCCAAGGTTGCCGCCATCAGAAAGACTCTCAAGAAGGTTGTTGGCGATCGTCATGAGGATGCCATGACCAAGTTTGGTGCCGCCGTTGCTATGGGTATTCTGGATGCTGGCGGCCGCAACTGCTCGGTTGGTCTCCAGACCCAGACTGGCAACCTCAACATGCCCGGCATTGTTGGCATGGCCGTCTTCACGCAGTACTGGTACTGGTTCCCCTTCACCCACTTCCTGTCGCTGAGCTTCGTgcccacctccatcatcggACTTGATCACGACCTCGAGATCCCCAGCTTCAAATTTCACTGCAACACTCGCCCGAGCCTGTTTGACTATCCCCCAGAGCAAGAAGTCAAGACCGAGGAGGGGCCGGCGCTCATTGCAACTGCCATCTTGTCCACCACGGCACAGGCCAAGCGTCGCGCTCAGAAGAAGGAGCGTGCCCAGCGTCGTGAGAGCATGGATATTGATACTCCTACCCTTGCCAAGACTCCTGCCCCCGCCGCTGGAGACAAGATGGAtgtggacgaggacaagaaggccaagacggaggagcccaaggacaagaaggaggagaccgGAGCTGAGAGAGAAGGCTCGGTCGactccaagaagaaggcggagaaggagaaggttggCTACGAGGTTGAGAATATGTCTCGTGTTCTTCCAGGCCAGTTCAAGTACATCAGCTTCCCGACGGGACGTTACAAGCCCGTCAAGAAG CCTACCGGTGGCCCCCTCTTGCTCCACGACACGCAGCCTGACGAGCCCAAGACGTTGAttgaggagaagctgaagaaggtgacGACCGAGAGAGCTCCCGTGGTTGGCGCGCAGGCCGGGCGAGGTGGTGCCCAGACGTCAGCCACGCAATTGCTGCAGAGCATGGAGGCTGCCCGTAGCCGGGCGGGATTGGGCAGCGAACTTAACGAGATTCTCCGCCTTTCTGCCCAGGCTGCTCGGGAGATACCGCAGGGACGTTCTTCCTCGACTGCTGATGGCGACGGAAGcggagcggcggcggctgcggGTGTGTTGACggctgttgatgaggacaatgagggtgatgaggaggcgcCCAAGCCCGCGGACTTTGAGTACTTTAccgatgccgaggatgaggagtag